A window from Gallus gallus isolate bGalGal1 chromosome 5, bGalGal1.mat.broiler.GRCg7b, whole genome shotgun sequence encodes these proteins:
- the NDUFAF1 gene encoding complex I intermediate-associated protein 30, mitochondrial isoform X1 translates to MALAVTLLNSTCLRSRCYRHKVLQPLLGTVCVDSVSKCSSSYRRPGSQPEVIPSWRNIDFSFKKGFNALKTQLGLLKKETEDHLVGPDGHSFSQYLLEQTKVMWEFRTQEDLNKWVISSDVEIGGKSEVYLKLGRNNQGAMLYGILNTEVPRDGETKYSGYCSMRAKPAVGSFARKKYYDWSNFNCLYLRVRGDGRAWMVNIYTDPYFSHQKDDLYNYFMFTRGGPYWEEIKIPFSKFFLSSRGRVQDDQHPIWLDKISTLGFTLGDKVDGPFQLEIDFIGLLNDRAHTEEFAYETYERNPRI, encoded by the exons ATGGCTCTAGCTGTTACGTTGCTGAACAGCACATGCTTACGTAGTAGGTGCTACAGACACAAAGTTTTGCAACCCTTGCTTGGAACTGTCTGTGTTGATTCCGTGTCAAAATGTTCCAGCAGTTACAGGAGgccagggtcacagcctgaggTAATACCATCTTGGCGAAACATTGATTTCAGCTTTAAGAAGGGCTTTAATGCCTTAAAGACTCAACTAGGTTTGCTGAAGAAGGAGACCGAAGATCACCTAGTAGGACCTGACGGCCATTCATTCAGTCAGTACCTGCTGGAACAGACAAAGGTGATGTGGGAGTTTCGGACCCAGGAAGATTTAAATAAATGGGTTATTTCCTCCGATGTAGAGATCGGAGGGAAAAGTGAAGTTTACCTGAAATTGGGTAGGAACAACCAGGGTGCTATGCTGTATGGAATACTCAATACTGAAGTACCTCGTGATGGGGAGACGAAATACAGTGGATATTGTAGTATGAGAGCCAAACCAGCAGTG GGATCTTTTGCTAGGAAGAAGTATTACGACTGGTCAAACTTCAACTGTCTGTATTTACGTGTCCGTGGCGATGGCAGAGCTTGGATGGTAAACATTTATACAGACCCTTACTTCTCCCATCAAAAGGATGACCTGTACAACTACTTCATGTTCACCCGAGGAGGACCGTACTGGGAGGAAATAAAG ATTCCGTTCTCCAAATTCTTTCTGTCCAGTCGAGGAAGAGTGCAGGATGACCAACATCCTATCTGGTTAGACAAG ATAAGTACCCTTGGATTCACACTGGGAGATAAAGTagatggtcccttccaactggaGATTGATTTTATTGGCCTGCTAAATGACAGAGCTCACACAGAAGAATTTGCCTATGAAACATATGAAAGGAATCCTCGAATCTAA
- the NDUFAF1 gene encoding complex I intermediate-associated protein 30, mitochondrial isoform X2: MALAVTLLNSTCLRSRCYRHKVLQPLLGTVCVDSVSKCSSSYRRPGSQPEVIPSWRNIDFSFKKGFNALKTQLGLLKKETEDHLVGPDGHSFSQYLLEQTKGSFARKKYYDWSNFNCLYLRVRGDGRAWMVNIYTDPYFSHQKDDLYNYFMFTRGGPYWEEIKIPFSKFFLSSRGRVQDDQHPIWLDKISTLGFTLGDKVDGPFQLEIDFIGLLNDRAHTEEFAYETYERNPRI; this comes from the exons ATGGCTCTAGCTGTTACGTTGCTGAACAGCACATGCTTACGTAGTAGGTGCTACAGACACAAAGTTTTGCAACCCTTGCTTGGAACTGTCTGTGTTGATTCCGTGTCAAAATGTTCCAGCAGTTACAGGAGgccagggtcacagcctgaggTAATACCATCTTGGCGAAACATTGATTTCAGCTTTAAGAAGGGCTTTAATGCCTTAAAGACTCAACTAGGTTTGCTGAAGAAGGAGACCGAAGATCACCTAGTAGGACCTGACGGCCATTCATTCAGTCAGTACCTGCTGGAACAGACAAAG GGATCTTTTGCTAGGAAGAAGTATTACGACTGGTCAAACTTCAACTGTCTGTATTTACGTGTCCGTGGCGATGGCAGAGCTTGGATGGTAAACATTTATACAGACCCTTACTTCTCCCATCAAAAGGATGACCTGTACAACTACTTCATGTTCACCCGAGGAGGACCGTACTGGGAGGAAATAAAG ATTCCGTTCTCCAAATTCTTTCTGTCCAGTCGAGGAAGAGTGCAGGATGACCAACATCCTATCTGGTTAGACAAG ATAAGTACCCTTGGATTCACACTGGGAGATAAAGTagatggtcccttccaactggaGATTGATTTTATTGGCCTGCTAAATGACAGAGCTCACACAGAAGAATTTGCCTATGAAACATATGAAAGGAATCCTCGAATCTAA